One region of Streptococcus salivarius genomic DNA includes:
- the gtfB gene encoding accessory Sec system glycosylation chaperone GtfB: MIFLCDYYNQASKDLAYSLQAAGYDATTVVINPDGFLPQGALSPFTYYVEAEEETGKPRFFNQVPVPAFWEISGNNQMARVSNLTEERARITFPEGSKARIVKSVEWLDKSGKIRQVDHYNKYGFCFAKTTHDENGQALFTSYQTKEGDERILENHLTGDILLTLPGQALRRFANRTEFIKAFLAQVFGDIDHIIFNSLATPFIVSWTMENQGATDVLVWQEPLGDVLPGNMNGILEDNSARANAIIIPDKATYEKALTLAPEDKHHKILSLGYAYDFKENHGKPRNAFIATNSDQIERLEVLVESLPDVTFQIAAVTEMSPRLLSMMRYSNVVLHPNASHKQLDKLYQESDLYLDINHHNELYKATRTAFEHQLLILAFSETAHGPVYTAPEHIYASQNYPAMVAKIKQVLGNDQAMQEAMQAQKAQANTLTASELADRLQPLLGGNHV, translated from the coding sequence ATGATATTCTTATGTGATTACTACAATCAAGCCAGTAAGGATTTGGCTTACTCTCTTCAGGCAGCAGGCTACGATGCCACAACAGTTGTCATCAATCCAGATGGATTCCTCCCTCAAGGAGCTCTCTCTCCTTTCACCTACTATGTGGAAGCGGAAGAGGAAACTGGCAAACCACGCTTTTTCAACCAAGTTCCTGTGCCAGCCTTTTGGGAAATTTCAGGGAACAATCAGATGGCGCGTGTGTCTAACCTCACTGAAGAACGTGCTCGCATCACCTTCCCTGAAGGTAGCAAGGCTCGTATCGTCAAAAGTGTCGAATGGTTGGACAAGTCAGGTAAAATTCGTCAAGTGGACCACTATAACAAGTACGGTTTCTGCTTTGCCAAGACCACTCATGATGAGAATGGTCAGGCACTCTTTACCAGCTACCAAACCAAAGAAGGCGACGAACGTATCTTGGAAAATCATCTCACCGGTGATATTCTCTTGACCTTACCAGGACAAGCCCTTCGTCGTTTTGCCAACCGTACCGAATTTATCAAAGCCTTTCTAGCTCAGGTCTTTGGTGATATCGACCACATTATCTTTAATAGCTTGGCGACACCTTTCATCGTCTCATGGACTATGGAAAATCAAGGTGCCACTGATGTCCTTGTCTGGCAAGAGCCGTTGGGTGATGTCCTTCCAGGTAATATGAATGGTATCTTGGAAGATAATTCAGCCAGAGCCAATGCCATCATCATTCCTGATAAGGCGACTTATGAAAAGGCCTTGACCTTGGCGCCAGAGGACAAGCATCATAAAATCTTGTCTCTTGGCTATGCCTATGACTTCAAGGAAAATCATGGTAAACCTCGTAATGCCTTTATCGCAACCAATTCAGACCAAATTGAGCGTTTGGAAGTCTTGGTTGAGTCACTCCCAGATGTGACTTTCCAGATTGCAGCAGTCACTGAGATGTCCCCAAGATTGCTTTCAATGATGCGTTATTCAAACGTTGTGCTCCATCCAAATGCTAGTCACAAGCAGTTGGACAAGCTCTATCAAGAGTCTGACCTCTACTTGGACATTAACCATCATAATGAATTGTATAAGGCGACACGGACTGCCTTTGAACACCAATTGTTGATTTTGGCCTTTTCAGAAACAGCTCATGGACCTGTCTATACAGCACCAGAGCATATCTATGCTAGTCAGAACTATCCAGCCATGGTTGCTAAGATTAAGCAGGTCCTAGGCAATGACCAAGCCATGCAAGAGGCCATGCAAGCTCAAAAAGCTCAAGCCAACACTTTGACTGCCTCTGAGTTGGCCGACCGTTTACAACCACTTTTAGGAGGAAATCATGTCTAA
- the asp3 gene encoding accessory Sec system protein Asp3, giving the protein MFRNKKSEILWGLNHKAYMYGSKIVKRQDGSVQFYNPLVPSGTEIQSWVAIQNYQAGRTQPALPLLKKGHSYDLTANLEAVPTGSVFLKVSFLDRYDNEIKQLIEKSTQMTFVYPHEAYTYRISLLSAGVKELDFYNLKLEETGEEHV; this is encoded by the coding sequence ATGTTCAGAAACAAGAAATCAGAAATCTTGTGGGGCTTAAACCACAAAGCCTACATGTATGGCTCAAAAATTGTTAAACGCCAAGATGGTTCTGTGCAATTTTACAATCCTTTGGTGCCATCAGGAACGGAAATCCAGTCTTGGGTGGCTATCCAAAACTATCAAGCTGGTCGTACTCAGCCTGCCCTCCCACTTTTGAAAAAGGGGCACAGTTATGATTTGACGGCCAATCTCGAAGCTGTCCCAACAGGCTCAGTCTTTTTGAAAGTCAGCTTTTTGGACCGTTATGACAATGAAATCAAACAGCTGATTGAAAAGAGTACCCAGATGACCTTCGTATACCCTCACGAGGCCTATACCTACCGTATTTCCCTCTTGAGTGCTGGGGTCAAAGAGCTAGATTTCTACAACTTAAAACTGGAAGAAACAGGAGAAGAACATGTTTAA
- the asp2 gene encoding accessory Sec system protein Asp2, producing MTKDNRLKILQVGPSNWSEIQEIPENMKWYYCNLGQLETLQETIEEDEIKTFTAVIVDSLAGLEELMAIKEHLIPHTIFFDQTIEVSDEILAQFIKEMCAVPTDFSNQGQLLFTLSKALFSGQYGDKMFPFTTQVNPNFTGQVTYHGYENVILNGDYGQDFSPVLDWTYNVRASKENPIELWLEFEKEETCECRLILNLLPEGSVAGIFKTYIVSEEEMRKGAIVLDEDTTFLLSASLEMKGQGQITIGGLHQRLTRFQFGKFVLGGGILHDSKRQEINYFFYPGDFKPPLSVYFSGFRPAEGFEGFGMMKGMGTPFLLFSDPRLQGGAFYMGTEELENSIKDTIQHYLDYLGFDNSQLILSGMSMGTFPSMYYGADFEPHAIIMSKPLANVGTIGNRARLLAPEVFPTGIDVLHLQTGRLDNEGVEALNQKFWDKFEKADFSNTTFGLSYMKDEDMDPTAYEDITKSLYYSGAKILSKGTSGRHNDDSYTATTWFVNFYRMILENDFGRKE from the coding sequence ATGACCAAGGATAATCGCCTGAAAATACTACAAGTTGGACCATCCAACTGGTCAGAAATTCAGGAAATTCCTGAAAATATGAAATGGTATTATTGCAATCTTGGTCAGCTTGAGACCTTGCAAGAAACCATCGAAGAAGACGAAATCAAGACTTTCACAGCTGTCATTGTGGACAGTCTTGCAGGTCTTGAGGAATTGATGGCTATTAAAGAGCATTTGATTCCTCACACTATTTTCTTTGATCAAACGATTGAAGTGTCAGATGAGATTCTAGCTCAGTTCATCAAGGAAATGTGTGCTGTGCCGACTGATTTTTCAAATCAAGGACAGTTGCTCTTTACCCTTTCAAAAGCACTCTTTTCAGGGCAATACGGGGATAAGATGTTTCCGTTCACGACCCAGGTTAACCCCAATTTTACTGGCCAAGTGACCTACCATGGTTATGAAAATGTCATTTTAAATGGTGATTATGGTCAAGATTTCAGCCCTGTCTTGGACTGGACCTATAATGTCAGAGCCAGCAAGGAAAATCCTATCGAGCTTTGGTTGGAGTTTGAAAAAGAGGAGACTTGTGAGTGTCGCTTGATTCTTAATCTTTTGCCAGAAGGATCGGTCGCAGGTATTTTCAAGACCTATATCGTTTCAGAAGAAGAAATGCGCAAGGGAGCTATCGTCCTCGATGAGGACACGACCTTCCTCCTGTCTGCTAGTCTTGAGATGAAAGGCCAAGGTCAGATTACAATTGGTGGGCTTCACCAACGTTTGACCCGTTTCCAATTCGGGAAATTTGTACTTGGTGGTGGAATTCTCCACGATAGCAAGCGTCAGGAAATCAACTATTTCTTTTATCCTGGTGACTTCAAACCACCTTTGTCAGTTTACTTCTCAGGTTTCCGTCCTGCCGAAGGTTTCGAAGGTTTCGGAATGATGAAGGGGATGGGAACGCCATTCTTGCTCTTTTCGGACCCTCGTCTCCAAGGGGGAGCCTTCTATATGGGAACTGAAGAACTTGAAAATAGCATCAAAGACACCATCCAACATTACTTGGACTATCTAGGCTTTGACAATAGTCAGCTCATTCTCTCAGGAATGTCCATGGGAACCTTTCCATCTATGTACTACGGTGCGGACTTTGAGCCTCATGCCATCATTATGTCTAAGCCTCTAGCCAATGTTGGTACTATCGGTAATCGTGCCAGACTCTTGGCGCCAGAGGTTTTCCCAACAGGAATTGATGTCTTGCATTTGCAGACAGGACGGTTGGATAATGAAGGTGTCGAGGCCCTTAATCAGAAGTTCTGGGATAAATTTGAAAAAGCAGACTTCTCAAATACAACTTTTGGTCTTTCCTACATGAAAGACGAGGATATGGATCCGACGGCCTACGAGGACATTACCAAGTCTCTCTATTACTCAGGGGCTAAGATTCTCAGCAAGGGAACGTCAGGTCGACACAACGATGATTCTTATACGGCGACAACTTGGTTTGTTAATTTTTACCGTATGATTTTAGAAAATGATTTTGGAAGGAAGGAGTAA
- the asp4 gene encoding accessory Sec system protein Asp4, with protein sequence MSKKDLFYGDVEGRMEELKQKPITKEKETRGEKINKSFSIMLGLVIIIGLIFTLIGLLR encoded by the coding sequence ATGTCTAAAAAAGATTTATTCTACGGTGACGTTGAAGGCCGTATGGAAGAACTCAAGCAAAAGCCTATCACAAAAGAAAAAGAAACCAGAGGAGAGAAGATTAACAAGAGCTTTTCAATCATGCTCGGACTTGTTATCATCATCGGTTTGATCTTCACCCTTATTGGTTTGTTGAGGTAG
- the secY2 gene encoding accessory Sec system protein translocase subunit SecY2 has translation MKKISQSIITKRVLWTLFFLFIYCLGNQLVLPFVDLKNANIFGGTIGSLAFSSAMMGGNLRSMSLFSVGLSPWMSAMILWQMFSFSKKMGLKNLPIEIQDRRRMYLALGIAIVQSLAVSLNLPIVSGVNASLAIFMNTILLIAGTFFLVWLSDLNSLFGIGGSIVILMASMMANLPYQIMDSIEKLGIGWNVLLPLILFSLVFLYVSGVVQRARYRISINKINIHNRFKQYSYLDIMLNPAGGMPFMYAMSLVSIPQYVFMLIQFIHPENKWTSGAIKALTVGQPLWLVVYLVMLFVLGLAFAFVNVSGEQISERMRKSGEYIYGVYPGQETSAYINHLVLRLGFIGALYMLFMAGAPMLIILVNPDYLQLSMIPGTFLIFSGMIYNVNEEMKALKLNTSYTPLFENV, from the coding sequence GTGAAAAAAATTAGTCAATCGATAATCACCAAACGTGTCTTATGGACCCTCTTTTTCCTCTTTATTTATTGTTTGGGAAATCAATTGGTTCTACCGTTTGTAGATTTGAAAAATGCAAATATCTTTGGGGGAACCATCGGTTCCTTGGCTTTCTCTAGTGCCATGATGGGTGGAAACCTCAGGTCCATGTCTCTTTTTTCAGTGGGCTTGTCGCCCTGGATGTCGGCCATGATTCTCTGGCAGATGTTTTCTTTCTCTAAGAAAATGGGTTTGAAAAATCTCCCTATTGAGATTCAGGACCGTAGACGCATGTATTTAGCCCTGGGGATTGCCATTGTTCAATCTTTGGCAGTATCCTTGAATTTACCTATCGTTTCAGGGGTTAATGCTAGTCTCGCTATTTTCATGAATACCATTTTATTGATTGCGGGGACCTTTTTCTTGGTTTGGTTATCAGACCTCAACTCCCTCTTTGGGATTGGGGGCTCCATTGTCATCTTGATGGCAAGTATGATGGCCAACCTGCCTTATCAAATCATGGATAGTATTGAAAAATTAGGTATTGGTTGGAATGTCTTGCTTCCTCTGATTCTGTTCAGTTTGGTATTCCTCTATGTTTCAGGGGTTGTGCAGAGGGCTAGATATCGTATCTCAATCAATAAAATCAATATTCATAACCGCTTCAAACAGTATTCTTACTTGGATATTATGTTGAATCCAGCCGGAGGGATGCCTTTCATGTATGCCATGTCCCTAGTCAGCATTCCGCAGTACGTCTTTATGCTGATTCAATTTATCCATCCTGAAAACAAGTGGACCAGTGGTGCTATCAAGGCCTTGACGGTCGGTCAACCTCTTTGGTTGGTTGTTTATCTGGTCATGCTCTTCGTTCTAGGGTTAGCTTTTGCCTTTGTTAATGTCTCTGGTGAGCAAATCTCTGAGCGTATGCGCAAGTCAGGTGAGTACATTTATGGCGTTTATCCAGGCCAAGAAACCAGTGCCTATATCAACCATTTGGTGCTTAGACTTGGTTTCATCGGTGCCCTTTACATGCTCTTTATGGCGGGTGCTCCAATGCTGATTATCTTAGTTAATCCAGATTACCTGCAACTGAGTATGATTCCTGGGACTTTCTTGATTTTTAGCGGTATGATTTACAATGTTAACGAGGAAATGAAAGCCTTGAAGCTTAACACTTCCTACACCCCACTTTTTGAAAATGTATAA
- the gtfA gene encoding accessory Sec system glycosyltransferase GtfA, which translates to MTVYNINLGIGWASSGVEYAQAYRAKIFREMGQEAKFVFMDLILGDNIEHMTSKIGFADDEIIWLHSYFTDVKIAPSSISLAEIEAILPANPERKEVAGCLIRYHYPQDDMVVACNLRAMDEDAVETVSYFVNDKLLRKDFYSYTRYCSEYSAPKDNQAKVYQRRFYNEDGSTAYDMIVGDNNQDIYRFPDQVLYGKQEFLRYFFKRLALTKDDVVILDRETGIGQLVFEEAQAARLGVVVHAEHFSVNQTDDNYILWNNYYEYQFTNADKVDFFIVATDRQKEILQEQFRRYTNHNPKIYTIPVGSLPELVGQDKPRKPFSMITASRLAQEKHIDWLVRAVIEVHKTLPDITFDIYGSGSMDAKLREIIVEAQAGDYIRLMGHADLTDIYSQYEVYLTASTSEGFGLTLMEAVGSGLPMIGFDVPYGNQTFIQDGANGYLLPVAENHVVDVITKSYKDAIVRLYEEGKIEAMRQKSYDLAKGFLTSQVKAAWKQLLEEVRS; encoded by the coding sequence ATGACAGTATATAACATTAATTTAGGCATAGGTTGGGCCAGCAGTGGTGTCGAATATGCCCAGGCCTACCGTGCCAAGATTTTCAGGGAAATGGGACAAGAGGCAAAATTTGTCTTTATGGATCTCATCCTTGGAGATAATATCGAGCATATGACTAGCAAGATTGGTTTTGCAGACGACGAAATCATCTGGCTCCATAGCTATTTTACAGATGTTAAGATAGCACCATCGAGCATTAGCCTAGCGGAAATCGAGGCCATCTTACCTGCCAATCCTGAGCGCAAGGAAGTAGCTGGCTGCCTCATTCGTTACCATTACCCACAAGATGATATGGTGGTGGCATGTAACCTTCGTGCGATGGACGAAGATGCTGTGGAAACCGTGAGCTACTTTGTCAATGACAAACTCTTGCGCAAGGACTTTTACTCTTACACTCGTTATTGTAGTGAGTATTCTGCGCCTAAGGACAATCAAGCTAAGGTTTACCAACGTCGTTTTTATAACGAAGATGGGTCTACAGCCTATGACATGATTGTAGGAGACAATAATCAGGATATCTATCGTTTCCCAGATCAGGTTCTCTATGGTAAGCAAGAATTTCTTCGCTATTTCTTCAAACGTCTGGCCCTAACCAAGGATGATGTGGTCATTTTGGACCGTGAAACAGGTATTGGTCAGTTGGTCTTTGAAGAAGCACAGGCTGCTCGCCTAGGTGTCGTTGTTCACGCTGAGCATTTTAGTGTCAATCAAACTGATGACAACTACATTCTCTGGAATAACTATTACGAGTACCAATTTACCAATGCGGACAAGGTTGATTTCTTTATCGTGGCGACTGATCGTCAGAAGGAAATCTTACAGGAACAATTCCGTCGCTACACCAACCATAATCCAAAGATTTACACCATTCCGGTTGGAAGTTTGCCTGAATTGGTTGGACAAGACAAGCCACGTAAGCCATTCTCAATGATTACGGCCTCACGTTTGGCTCAGGAAAAACACATTGACTGGTTGGTGCGTGCGGTGATTGAGGTTCATAAGACTCTGCCTGATATCACTTTTGATATCTACGGTAGTGGTAGCATGGATGCCAAGTTGCGTGAGATTATTGTCGAAGCTCAAGCTGGCGACTATATCCGACTCATGGGCCACGCTGATTTAACTGACATTTATAGCCAGTACGAGGTCTATCTGACAGCTTCAACCAGCGAAGGCTTTGGACTTACTCTTATGGAGGCGGTTGGCTCAGGTCTTCCGATGATTGGGTTTGACGTTCCTTATGGTAATCAAACCTTTATCCAAGATGGGGCCAACGGTTATCTCCTCCCCGTCGCTGAAAATCATGTTGTAGATGTTATCACCAAGTCTTATAAGGATGCCATTGTCCGTCTCTATGAAGAAGGTAAAATCGAGGCCATGCGCCAAAAATCTTATGACCTTGCCAAAGGCTTCTTGACTAGCCAAGTCAAGGCAGCTTGGAAACAGTTACTTGAGGAGGTACGCTCATGA
- the secA2 gene encoding accessory Sec system translocase SecA2, protein MFKQLNPILPVKEILKEINGLADEMAGLSNLELKNKTQEFKERLAQGESLDDLLPEAFAVVREADKRVLGMFPYDVQVMGGIVMHQGHIAEMNTGEGKTLTATMPVYLNALSGEGAILVTTNEYLAIRDAEEMGQVYEFLGLTIGVPCVEGSNEMEPAEKRAIYQSDIVYTTNSSLGFDYLIDNLASNQDGKYMRPFNYAIVDEVDSVLLDSAQTPLIISGAPRVQSNYYGMMDTLMTTLVEGEDYIFKEEKGEVWLTTKGAKAAENYLGIGNLYDEGNSTFARHLLFSLRAHLLYKKDKDYIIRDGKKGPEVVLLDKSTGRLLELTKLQGGLHQAIEAKELVALSQETRAMASITYQSLFKKFKKISGMTGTGKVAEKEFLDTYGMKVIQIPTNRKKQRIDYPDKIYATLPEKVFASLEYVKHYHEKGNPILIFVGSVEMSELYSSLLLREGIAHNLLNANNAPREAEMIAESGQMGAVTVATSMAGRGTDIKLGKGVAELGGLVVIGTERMESQRIDLQIRGRSGRQGDPGMSKFFVSLEDDVIKKYGPSWVHRTYKEYAISDHIEPKELTGRKYRKLVEKAQEASESSGRTSRRQTLEFAESMNIQREMIYAQRDRLIYHNQGLDTVIDEVLDDFIDQAMAEEDFSKAENLYHFILRNISFRINEIPKDLDLNNREQVLELIYQFAYRELDAKKQELKTKELNEYFQRLSMLKAVDDNWVEQVDYLQQLQMAIGSQQLSQKNPIVEYYQEAYKGFEAMKRQIRKDMVRNLLLSQVQVTKKGDIISHFP, encoded by the coding sequence ATGTTTAAACAACTGAATCCTATTCTCCCTGTTAAGGAGATACTCAAGGAAATTAACGGCCTAGCCGATGAAATGGCAGGTTTGAGCAACCTTGAGTTGAAAAATAAAACGCAGGAATTTAAGGAGCGTTTGGCTCAAGGAGAAAGCTTGGACGACCTCCTGCCTGAAGCCTTTGCGGTTGTTCGTGAAGCGGATAAGCGTGTGCTAGGCATGTTCCCTTATGATGTTCAGGTCATGGGAGGCATTGTCATGCACCAAGGCCATATCGCCGAGATGAATACCGGTGAGGGTAAGACTTTGACGGCTACCATGCCAGTTTACCTTAATGCCTTGTCAGGTGAAGGGGCTATCCTGGTTACGACCAATGAATACTTGGCTATCCGTGACGCCGAGGAAATGGGTCAGGTCTACGAGTTCCTAGGTTTGACGATTGGTGTTCCCTGTGTGGAAGGCAGCAATGAGATGGAACCGGCAGAAAAGCGTGCTATCTATCAATCAGACATCGTTTACACGACCAATTCTAGCTTAGGCTTTGACTATTTGATTGATAACCTTGCTTCTAACCAAGACGGAAAATACATGCGTCCCTTTAACTATGCTATTGTCGATGAGGTGGATTCTGTCCTCCTTGACAGTGCACAGACGCCTTTGATTATCTCTGGTGCACCCCGTGTTCAGTCTAACTACTATGGGATGATGGATACGCTTATGACCACCTTGGTTGAGGGTGAGGACTATATCTTCAAAGAGGAAAAAGGTGAAGTCTGGTTGACTACTAAAGGGGCTAAGGCTGCTGAAAATTACCTTGGTATCGGCAACCTCTACGATGAGGGAAATAGCACTTTTGCCCGTCACCTGCTCTTTTCTCTTCGTGCCCACTTGCTCTATAAAAAGGACAAGGATTATATCATTCGTGATGGCAAGAAGGGACCTGAAGTGGTACTTCTTGATAAATCGACAGGTCGTCTCTTGGAATTGACTAAGCTCCAAGGTGGCCTCCACCAAGCCATCGAAGCCAAGGAATTAGTGGCCTTGTCACAAGAAACCAGAGCCATGGCTTCAATCACCTACCAAAGTCTCTTTAAAAAATTCAAGAAAATTTCAGGGATGACTGGTACTGGTAAGGTTGCGGAAAAAGAATTTCTCGATACCTACGGTATGAAGGTTATTCAAATCCCAACCAACCGTAAGAAACAACGTATCGATTACCCAGATAAGATTTATGCGACCCTACCAGAGAAGGTCTTTGCCTCTTTAGAGTATGTTAAACATTATCATGAAAAAGGCAATCCAATCTTGATTTTCGTTGGTTCGGTGGAAATGTCAGAGCTTTATTCTTCTTTGCTTTTGCGTGAAGGGATTGCTCATAACCTCCTAAATGCCAATAATGCACCCCGTGAGGCTGAGATGATTGCTGAGTCTGGACAAATGGGTGCCGTGACTGTTGCGACGTCAATGGCTGGACGTGGAACAGATATCAAGCTCGGTAAGGGTGTGGCTGAACTCGGTGGTTTGGTCGTTATCGGTACCGAACGTATGGAAAGTCAGCGTATTGACCTGCAAATCCGTGGCCGTTCTGGACGTCAGGGTGACCCTGGTATGTCTAAATTCTTCGTCTCACTTGAAGATGATGTGATTAAAAAATACGGTCCATCTTGGGTTCACCGTACTTACAAAGAATACGCCATTAGTGATCACATCGAGCCTAAAGAATTGACAGGCCGTAAGTATCGTAAATTGGTTGAAAAAGCCCAAGAAGCCAGTGAAAGTTCTGGTCGTACCTCACGTCGCCAAACCCTTGAATTTGCAGAAAGTATGAACATCCAACGTGAGATGATCTATGCGCAACGTGACCGCCTCATCTATCACAATCAAGGCTTGGACACTGTTATCGACGAGGTTCTTGATGACTTTATCGACCAGGCTATGGCTGAGGAAGATTTCTCAAAAGCGGAAAATCTTTACCACTTTATCTTGCGTAATATCAGCTTCCGCATCAATGAAATCCCTAAGGATTTGGACCTCAACAATCGTGAGCAAGTCTTGGAACTCATCTACCAGTTTGCCTATCGTGAACTTGATGCTAAAAAGCAAGAGTTGAAAACCAAGGAACTAAACGAGTATTTCCAACGCCTATCCATGCTTAAGGCTGTGGATGACAACTGGGTGGAGCAGGTAGACTATCTGCAACAACTTCAAATGGCTATTGGTAGCCAACAACTCAGTCAAAAGAACCCGATTGTTGAATACTACCAAGAGGCTTACAAGGGCTTTGAAGCCATGAAACGTCAAATCAGAAAGGATATGGTTCGTAATCTTCTCCTTAGTCAGGTGCAAGTCACTAAAAAAGGAGATATCATCAGCCATTTCCCATAA
- the asp1 gene encoding accessory Sec system protein Asp1 — MYYFIPAWYGQTDEFWKTVIDPWYRIRQKIEFDDSLHQVRIFQDEDLAPQLLLLAYQPHLRYFLHRHDVLEVGYTAIFDLIQGITDEEMKNLQVTDLEWPEGSTFVHTPFAIVVQCQHKRYAEIEFGSEGFIGMIRYYKDEQIIREDIYDDRGFISSSLYYEDGQPSYRNYLNAKGVWQLCHFFDGRGIVANPRTEGRFNKSYYGDLSEVIWEFLTKFLEEKVEADDRFVIASDLRHNKHLFDHLPAANTKILTWFAERNQDDSIDTYAAFLPQVDLLIADRYDYLEQLQVAYPEEAKKLKHMASFDTRLALGTSQRVKESKIFYQVDFDQLDLEAVYQVLAFVAKYPKTQVEFGAFNANPEQLASLQNQVERMIEERLSPEVFEEVVESSGAENKLEENNEIVSRFSFQDLRDETALIKALQFTRLIVDLSKEPNRYTQIAGISAGIPQINRVASEYVTHQENGYILKHLSDFEKGAYYYLGQLNNWNRSLIYSIEKIKENTGDRLVQKWENWLKEEQNDQG, encoded by the coding sequence ATGTATTATTTTATTCCAGCTTGGTATGGACAGACGGACGAATTTTGGAAGACGGTCATTGATCCTTGGTACCGTATCCGCCAAAAAATCGAATTTGATGACAGCTTGCACCAAGTTCGTATTTTTCAGGATGAGGATTTAGCTCCTCAGCTTTTGCTTTTGGCCTACCAACCGCATTTGCGTTATTTCCTACATCGTCATGATGTCTTGGAAGTTGGTTATACGGCTATTTTTGACTTGATTCAGGGTATCACTGATGAAGAAATGAAAAACCTTCAGGTGACAGATTTGGAATGGCCAGAAGGCTCTACCTTTGTTCACACACCATTTGCTATCGTGGTGCAATGCCAACACAAGCGTTATGCCGAGATTGAGTTCGGTTCAGAAGGCTTTATTGGCATGATTCGCTACTATAAGGATGAGCAAATCATTCGCGAAGACATCTATGATGACCGCGGTTTTATTTCAAGTAGTCTTTATTATGAAGACGGACAACCAAGCTATCGAAACTACCTCAATGCCAAGGGAGTTTGGCAGCTTTGTCATTTCTTTGATGGTCGTGGGATTGTAGCCAACCCTCGTACGGAAGGTCGTTTTAATAAGAGTTACTATGGTGACCTTTCAGAAGTTATCTGGGAATTTTTGACTAAATTCTTGGAAGAAAAGGTAGAAGCGGATGACCGCTTTGTTATCGCCTCAGATTTACGCCATAACAAACACCTCTTTGACCACTTGCCAGCAGCCAACACTAAGATTTTGACTTGGTTCGCAGAACGTAATCAGGACGATAGTATTGACACCTATGCAGCCTTTCTGCCACAAGTGGACTTGTTGATTGCTGACCGTTACGATTACTTAGAACAACTTCAGGTTGCCTATCCAGAAGAGGCTAAGAAACTCAAACACATGGCTTCCTTCGATACCCGCTTGGCTTTGGGAACCAGTCAACGTGTCAAAGAATCTAAGATCTTTTATCAGGTTGACTTTGACCAATTGGATTTAGAGGCGGTTTATCAGGTCTTGGCTTTTGTGGCTAAGTATCCTAAGACACAGGTTGAGTTTGGGGCTTTTAATGCCAATCCAGAGCAACTTGCTAGCCTGCAAAATCAAGTGGAAAGAATGATTGAAGAACGATTGAGTCCAGAAGTCTTTGAAGAGGTTGTCGAAAGTAGTGGTGCAGAAAATAAATTGGAAGAAAATAATGAAATCGTAAGCCGATTTTCTTTCCAAGACCTGCGTGACGAGACTGCCCTTATTAAGGCCCTTCAGTTTACACGACTCATTGTCGACTTGAGCAAGGAGCCTAATCGTTATACACAAATTGCAGGGATTAGTGCTGGTATTCCACAAATTAACCGTGTGGCATCTGAGTATGTGACCCACCAAGAAAATGGTTATATCTTGAAGCACTTGTCCGATTTTGAAAAAGGGGCTTACTACTATTTGGGACAGTTGAACAACTGGAACCGTTCCCTTATCTACTCAATTGAGAAAATCAAGGAAAACACAGGAGACCGTTTGGTACAAAAATGGGAAAATTGGTTGAAGGAGGAGCAGAATGACCAAGGATAA